The Streptomyces sp. RKAG293 genome includes a region encoding these proteins:
- a CDS encoding DUF5701 family protein, which translates to MPETIPVTSTVLPALPPLGVQAERLIELGVHEIAGLPAAEFRTFAEAAESAGAGEGALLAVHPDQAPASALAPLLHRDGKPGFVVTDMPDVDVFAPLETVALPDAPLYLLIGLDRGDQMANWSPDEALPALTAQARTPLALTEGIHWVMQQPAVLERNHCFMTIGSRLRKSNGALDARTPAIWISNGTGRDCRERRNAPKVGWCWAGNRHTWLGFASATARRV; encoded by the coding sequence GTGCCTGAAACCATCCCCGTCACCTCCACCGTTCTCCCGGCCCTGCCGCCCTTGGGCGTGCAGGCCGAGCGTCTGATCGAGTTGGGGGTGCATGAGATCGCCGGGCTGCCCGCCGCCGAGTTTCGTACGTTCGCCGAAGCCGCCGAGAGTGCTGGCGCCGGCGAGGGCGCCCTGCTCGCTGTTCACCCGGACCAAGCCCCTGCCTCCGCCCTGGCGCCGCTGCTCCACCGCGACGGCAAGCCGGGTTTCGTCGTCACCGACATGCCCGACGTCGACGTGTTCGCCCCACTGGAAACGGTCGCGCTGCCCGACGCCCCCCTCTACCTCCTCATCGGCCTCGACCGCGGTGACCAGATGGCCAACTGGAGCCCGGACGAGGCGCTGCCCGCCCTCACCGCACAGGCCCGCACCCCCTTGGCGCTCACGGAGGGCATCCACTGGGTGATGCAGCAGCCCGCCGTCCTGGAGCGTAATCACTGCTTCATGACCATCGGTTCCCGGCTGCGCAAATCCAACGGCGCCCTGGACGCCCGTACTCCGGCGATCTGGATCAGCAACGGCACCGGGCGGGACTGCCGCGAGCGCCGCAACGCCCCCAAGGTCGGCTGGTGCTGGGCGGGCAACCGGCACACCTGGCTGGGCTTCGCCTCCGCAACGGCCCGCCGGGTCTAG
- a CDS encoding DUF1772 domain-containing protein, whose amino-acid sequence MLNALEIITTVVVGVMVGVEFSVAFVINRILNALPEDSGQLGRAHGGRMLGAVMPFWYITSLVLAAVWAIARWHHDGTGLVVTAGALLVLSVIMSILLLVPINNRSKTWTPDNRPADWKQQMNRWDRFHYVRVAILIAAFTLLVAALV is encoded by the coding sequence ATGCTCAACGCACTCGAGATCATCACCACCGTGGTCGTCGGCGTGATGGTGGGGGTGGAGTTCTCCGTCGCCTTCGTCATCAACCGGATCCTCAACGCACTCCCCGAGGACAGCGGCCAACTCGGCCGCGCCCACGGGGGCCGGATGCTCGGCGCCGTGATGCCGTTCTGGTACATCACCTCACTCGTCCTCGCCGCGGTCTGGGCCATCGCCCGATGGCACCACGACGGGACCGGCCTCGTCGTCACCGCCGGCGCACTGCTGGTCCTCAGCGTGATCATGTCGATCCTGCTGCTCGTCCCGATCAACAACCGGAGCAAGACGTGGACCCCTGACAACCGGCCCGCCGACTGGAAGCAGCAGATGAACCGATGGGACCGCTTCCACTACGTCCGCGTCGCCATACTCATCGCCGCCTTCACCCTGCTGGTCGCCGCCCTCGTCTGA
- a CDS encoding TetR/AcrR family transcriptional regulator C-terminal domain-containing protein: protein MPRAGEAGTPGVDPEQLWLGSTKPRRGRKPAYSREAITAAAVALADAEGLEAVTMRRVAAEVGAGAMSLYSYAPDKETLLELMVDHVSGELPTAHAPTGDWRAELKAIAHLQRAHMLRHPWLPAALAGRRIPGPNTLAFLERALAALRPTGLDGAAKLEVFAQLTAFVAGHVAHEIAGAAALRSPDRVAAEVRYLTAVAADGRHPELAEALAAPGRPLTPEATFTRFLNRLIDGLNTD from the coding sequence ATGCCCCGTGCAGGAGAGGCCGGCACCCCAGGTGTCGACCCTGAGCAGCTCTGGCTGGGCTCCACCAAGCCCCGTAGGGGCCGAAAGCCCGCCTACAGCCGAGAGGCGATCACGGCGGCAGCCGTCGCCCTGGCGGACGCGGAGGGGCTCGAAGCGGTCACCATGCGGAGAGTCGCCGCAGAGGTCGGAGCCGGCGCCATGTCGCTGTACAGCTACGCCCCCGACAAGGAGACGCTGCTGGAACTGATGGTCGACCACGTCAGCGGCGAACTGCCGACCGCGCACGCGCCCACCGGCGACTGGCGTGCCGAGTTGAAGGCCATCGCCCACCTCCAGCGCGCCCACATGCTGCGGCACCCCTGGCTGCCCGCCGCTCTGGCCGGCCGCCGCATCCCCGGCCCCAACACCCTGGCCTTCCTGGAACGCGCGCTTGCCGCCCTGCGGCCCACCGGGCTGGACGGTGCGGCGAAGCTGGAGGTCTTCGCCCAACTCACCGCATTCGTGGCCGGGCACGTCGCCCATGAGATCGCGGGAGCCGCAGCCTTGCGGTCCCCCGACCGAGTCGCAGCCGAAGTCCGCTACCTCACCGCTGTCGCTGCGGACGGCCGTCACCCGGAACTCGCCGAAGCCCTCGCCGCCCCCGGCCGCCCCCTCACACCCGAAGCCACCTTCACCCGGTTCCTCAACCGCCTGATCGACGGCCTGAACACCGACTGA
- a CDS encoding CocE/NonD family hydrolase, with translation MRATWRGLPAKRHDVGWEPGLLVPAADGSPLITDHYFPRAEGDFPTLLVRSPYGRGLPWSPMYGMLFAEQGFHVVLQSCRGTGGSGGEFDLWRNEAADGQATVSWLRGQPWFNGTLGTVGPSYLGYVQWALAEDPPPELKAMVVQVGLHDPHALFHADGALRLENALAVGVGMTYQHQGMAPFLRATLRLQWRLRAVTAAWPLRGAYASALGGDVPWLDDVMSHPDAEDAYWRGASLAAVAQRLTVPTSLITGWHDVLGDQTFEQYRRLRAAGCETALLVGPWTHTSALQQGWPEVFAESLAWLRAHLYADPFDLRPTRVRVHVGGEDDWRDIDDWPPAPVVSPWFPTAQGDLAQQAPTESAPLMSFRYDPSDPTPSLGGPLLSRTAGPRDNSTLEIRDDVLTFTGPPLTEPLDILGPVSARLSISTDTGHADVFTRLCDVDAQGRSVNICDGLGRLRTDGQEPSQITVPMSHAAHRFAAGHRIRWQISGGAHPRYARNPGTGESPVDATTFTPVRITLHADSALMLAAPAHGSGLSPTVNSRHAGLDG, from the coding sequence ATGAGGGCGACCTGGCGCGGCCTCCCGGCCAAGCGGCACGATGTCGGGTGGGAGCCCGGGCTGCTGGTGCCGGCCGCCGACGGCAGCCCGCTGATCACGGACCACTACTTCCCACGCGCCGAGGGCGACTTCCCCACCCTCTTGGTGCGCTCGCCGTACGGCAGGGGCCTGCCCTGGTCCCCCATGTACGGCATGCTCTTCGCCGAACAGGGCTTCCACGTGGTGCTGCAGAGCTGCCGCGGCACCGGTGGTTCCGGCGGCGAGTTCGACCTGTGGCGCAACGAGGCCGCCGACGGCCAGGCCACCGTGTCCTGGCTGCGCGGGCAACCCTGGTTCAACGGAACGCTGGGGACCGTCGGCCCCAGTTACCTGGGCTATGTGCAGTGGGCCCTCGCCGAGGACCCGCCACCGGAGTTGAAGGCGATGGTGGTGCAGGTGGGACTGCACGATCCGCACGCCTTGTTCCACGCAGACGGTGCGCTCCGCCTGGAGAACGCCCTCGCCGTCGGCGTCGGCATGACGTACCAGCACCAGGGGATGGCACCGTTCCTGAGGGCGACTCTGCGTCTGCAGTGGCGGCTGCGTGCTGTCACCGCCGCGTGGCCGCTGCGCGGGGCGTACGCGTCCGCCCTCGGGGGCGATGTGCCCTGGCTGGACGACGTGATGTCACACCCGGACGCCGAGGATGCGTACTGGCGCGGCGCGTCGTTGGCAGCGGTGGCGCAGCGGCTGACCGTGCCGACCAGTTTGATCACCGGATGGCACGATGTGCTGGGCGACCAGACCTTCGAGCAGTACCGCCGACTGCGTGCGGCCGGCTGCGAGACCGCCTTGCTCGTCGGCCCCTGGACCCACACATCCGCGCTGCAGCAGGGGTGGCCCGAGGTGTTCGCCGAGAGCCTCGCCTGGCTCCGCGCGCACCTGTACGCCGATCCCTTCGACCTCCGCCCCACCAGGGTGCGCGTGCACGTCGGCGGCGAAGACGACTGGCGGGACATCGACGACTGGCCGCCTGCCCCGGTCGTCAGCCCGTGGTTTCCCACCGCGCAGGGGGACCTCGCCCAGCAGGCTCCCACGGAATCCGCACCACTGATGTCGTTCCGCTACGACCCGAGCGACCCCACCCCCTCGCTCGGCGGCCCGCTGCTCTCCCGTACGGCCGGTCCTCGCGACAACAGCACCCTGGAGATCCGGGACGACGTACTGACCTTCACCGGCCCCCCGCTGACCGAGCCCCTGGACATTCTCGGCCCGGTCTCCGCGCGGCTGAGCATCTCCACGGACACCGGCCACGCCGACGTCTTCACCCGCCTGTGCGACGTGGACGCACAAGGCCGCTCCGTCAACATCTGCGACGGGCTGGGCCGACTGCGGACGGACGGGCAGGAGCCGTCGCAGATCACTGTGCCGATGAGTCACGCCGCCCACCGCTTCGCCGCCGGTCACCGCATACGCTGGCAGATCAGCGGAGGCGCCCATCCGCGCTACGCCCGCAATCCCGGCACCGGGGAGTCGCCGGTGGACGCCACCACCTTCACACCGGTGCGCATCACGCTCCATGCGGACTCAGCGCTGATGCTTGCGGCACCTGCCCACGGTTCCGGGCTCAGCCCCACGGTGAACAGCAGACACGCCGGACTCGACGGTTGA